A single Nitrosospira multiformis ATCC 25196 DNA region contains:
- a CDS encoding LuxR C-terminal-related transcriptional regulator — protein MILLASASQDDLYHWEHGVRTLSPIFCSTNLESLKIELARLKPSVLLLDYDLPQLNGPSGISALIKLHPEAKVIVLSHPLPDEAEWALFRTGVKGVCRRDIDGEQLHSVVTAVQRGELWIRRTLSWHLLNELVTITQEKTKIKQAVGELLANLTQREYEIATLVGNGESNKQIVRRLDITERTVKAHLTEVFRKLDIADRLKLALIVKGSIYPGDSSKMSH, from the coding sequence TTGATCCTGCTGGCTAGCGCTTCTCAGGACGATCTGTATCATTGGGAGCACGGGGTGCGCACCCTGTCTCCGATATTCTGCTCGACCAATCTTGAATCCCTCAAGATTGAACTGGCTCGTTTAAAGCCCTCAGTTCTTCTGCTGGATTATGACTTACCGCAATTGAATGGTCCAAGTGGAATTTCGGCGCTTATAAAATTGCACCCGGAGGCTAAAGTGATAGTCTTGAGTCACCCCCTTCCGGACGAGGCTGAGTGGGCGTTGTTCAGAACCGGTGTCAAGGGAGTTTGCCGGCGCGATATCGATGGAGAGCAGCTACATAGTGTGGTGACAGCAGTGCAGCGCGGTGAGCTCTGGATTCGAAGGACGCTCAGCTGGCATCTGCTGAATGAGCTTGTTACGATCACCCAGGAAAAGACCAAAATCAAACAGGCGGTTGGAGAACTGCTTGCCAATTTGACTCAACGTGAATATGAAATTGCAACGCTTGTGGGAAACGGTGAATCGAACAAGCAGATTGTCCGCCGGCTGGATATTACGGAGCGCACGGTAAAAGCTCACCTGACGGAAGTCTTTCGCAAGCTGGATATTGCCGACCGACTCAAGTTGGCTTTGATTGTCAAAGGATCCATCTACCCCGGGGACTCCTCGAAAATGAGCCATTGA
- a CDS encoding TIGR03013 family XrtA/PEP-CTERM system glycosyltransferase, giving the protein MFRISNHYISRTVVLLIGAEVFVLMFVVYLGTGLRFFNYVEPFSLSSLLPEAGTFAFVMILCMAAMGLYQLDSRLDMKDTLFRLMPSLLAGFGIMTLIFYLVPDLYLGRGILGLVMLLAFSGILMTRAAFLKWSSLRLLESQAIVLGIGGRAREFVDRAKEGSRHRGLKIVGFVPLADEELQVPASSVLPRVDSLMSLVNRLKVREIIIAIQERRGGCFPIQDLLECKLNGVKVTDSAAFFEREQGKIRVNSLYPSWLIFGGGFDQSLLRTAIKRVFDVVASIILLIITLPVMAVTALCILLEDGRPIFYRQERVGKGGKTFMVAKFRSMRNDAEKGGKPQWALTDDPRVTRVGRIIRKLRIDELPQIFNVLNGDMSFVGPRPERPYFVNQLIAEIPYYNVRHSVKPGITGWAQVRYQYGASVEDAIEKLQYDLYYVKNHSLFLDVIILIETIEVVLLGKGGR; this is encoded by the coding sequence TTGTTTCGTATTTCTAATCATTACATATCAAGAACGGTAGTCCTGCTCATCGGCGCGGAAGTATTCGTACTGATGTTCGTAGTGTATCTTGGAACAGGTCTTCGTTTTTTTAACTACGTTGAGCCATTTTCTCTCTCTTCGCTGCTACCGGAAGCTGGCACCTTTGCTTTTGTCATGATCCTGTGCATGGCTGCGATGGGACTGTATCAGCTCGATTCGCGGCTGGATATGAAGGATACCTTGTTCCGCCTGATGCCATCCTTACTGGCCGGATTCGGGATTATGACCCTGATATTCTATCTGGTGCCCGATCTCTATCTCGGGCGAGGCATATTGGGACTCGTAATGCTTCTTGCTTTTTCCGGCATTCTCATGACGCGCGCGGCTTTTCTTAAATGGTCGAGCCTGCGGCTTCTCGAATCCCAGGCCATTGTGCTGGGAATAGGCGGAAGGGCCAGAGAGTTCGTCGATCGGGCGAAAGAGGGTTCCAGACACAGGGGGCTGAAGATTGTCGGTTTCGTTCCCCTGGCCGATGAAGAGTTGCAGGTCCCGGCTTCCTCGGTATTGCCCAGAGTGGATTCCCTGATGTCCCTGGTGAATCGTCTCAAGGTGAGGGAGATCATCATCGCGATCCAGGAACGGAGAGGAGGATGCTTCCCGATACAGGATTTACTGGAATGCAAGCTGAACGGCGTCAAAGTTACCGATTCAGCGGCTTTTTTCGAGCGTGAGCAAGGCAAGATTCGCGTCAATTCCCTTTACCCGAGTTGGCTGATTTTTGGCGGAGGATTCGATCAGAGCCTTCTCCGAACCGCCATCAAGCGGGTTTTCGATGTGGTTGCGAGCATCATATTGTTGATTATTACGTTACCCGTCATGGCCGTCACTGCGCTTTGTATTCTTCTGGAGGACGGCCGTCCGATTTTTTACCGCCAGGAAAGGGTAGGAAAGGGCGGTAAGACCTTTATGGTGGCCAAATTTCGCAGCATGCGGAATGATGCCGAGAAGGGGGGAAAGCCGCAGTGGGCGCTGACAGATGATCCGCGTGTGACACGTGTCGGTAGAATTATCCGTAAACTGAGGATCGATGAGCTTCCCCAGATATTCAACGTGCTTAACGGGGATATGAGCTTCGTCGGGCCACGTCCGGAGAGACCTTATTTCGTGAACCAGTTGATTGCGGAAATTCCCTATTACAACGTCAGGCACAGCGTAAAACCGGGAATAACGGGATGGGCGCAAGTTCGCTATCAATATGGGGCCTCGGTGGAAGATGCGATCGAAAAGCTTCAGTACGATCTCTACTATGTGAAGAACCACAGTTTGTTCCTTGATGTCATTATCCTGATAGAAACCATCGAGGTTGTCCTGCTAGGCAAGGGTGGAAGATGA